In the genome of Coraliomargarita algicola, one region contains:
- a CDS encoding LamG-like jellyroll fold domain-containing protein has protein sequence MIFLLNSIHRLAIVGMALSVTSSYGQTYAPYTVDAHTVYLLHLDEVAGSGMASWEGSGGGTGAYTVDISANEVTDVLGASGLFGGAANMMGPSSHRGIGIDVDSPSDGFEYGDEINFNTIISNGQFTLEALVKPSVSDLTEHGHIWSMDSGDGSRGGQFRLNSSEQLEWHPIDLGGDGPVSISVGTITPNSWYHAAITYSDGNYTMYWTPVDGGSSQAHVLHTWTSPLTTTNLTAELMLGNEGRSGLGSTESFPGLIDEARISNVARGPFDFIFKINDIDEDGLLDDWERFYIGSLAEGGKDDHDRDGFTNAQEFAAGTNPYHASSVPGDTDADGLTDDWELAHFGDLSQSGVDDPDGDSSNNSSEQASNTDPNNSKATPGFVDSTTPTGLMVDLLAYPHRTTIPDTEPEFTWIFHPAMRGDHQTAYQIIVSSSNTLARSGTGDVWDSGKVSSGESVDVAYAAGSELMRGNGYFWRVRTWGVAETASDWSFVQSFRIEASTPQAGSRSLYMASAADANGFDWAGRYQPAFGTVVVPVKVVDKGNGNFFIDFGQDAFGYITLQLDGSFAGESMEIRFGEKASGMSVDTSPGASIRYSATTKTLSDGNVTYEIRPPTTVYPPYYDATDITGWAGDVTPFRYIELIGCPTAITAGDIRQWVLHTPFDDDAARFTSSDDTLNKVWEMCRYSMKATTFCGVYVDGDRERCPYEADAYLNQLTHYAVDREYTLARYSYEYLLDHTTWPTEWRMHFPLMAWADYMYTGNSDALAASYDDIKAFLLSDRERASDNLVASWPNNGTGANNPSDIIDWPRSERDGYVQTSYSSVINAFHYRNLRLMAQMADVLGKTADSADYTARANTIETSFNSVFWNGSQYQDGESSTHVSAHGNFFPMAFGLVPSSRVSSVMDYLKTKRMAPSVYGAQYLLEALFEGGESDYAIGLMADNDPDYKRHWYNMLLEGATITMEAWDNDFKSNTDWNHAWGAAPGNIIPTYVLGLKPLTAGFGEVEIKPQLGTGDGANGLTHAAGTIPTIRGPVTINIENSPTNFQLTVEIPGNMAATVSLPSKGLASPVVLYNGKVVTVPVTDGRLVIENVPGGKHSFWLSATHSPDAATLKANWKEAMFGEKADNPEVSGDELDWDGDGATTEEEFIANTDPTNAADRWMPHMIFNAPIGPFESTFSGKGGRRYTLERSPSLLPTSWTDVDTKILSTDTDVRLVDSFSATSNTLFYRTRVELP, from the coding sequence ATGATTTTTCTGTTAAATTCAATTCATCGCCTCGCTATCGTCGGGATGGCTCTCTCCGTAACTTCGTCTTACGGGCAAACGTATGCACCCTACACGGTCGATGCCCATACGGTTTACCTCTTACATCTGGATGAAGTAGCAGGTTCGGGTATGGCAAGTTGGGAAGGTTCCGGCGGAGGAACCGGTGCGTATACCGTCGACATCTCTGCGAACGAGGTGACCGATGTGTTGGGGGCTTCGGGGCTATTTGGCGGCGCGGCGAATATGATGGGGCCTAGCTCACACCGGGGAATCGGTATCGACGTGGATTCGCCTTCAGATGGGTTCGAGTATGGAGATGAGATTAATTTCAATACGATAATCAGCAATGGCCAGTTTACTCTGGAGGCATTAGTGAAACCTTCTGTATCCGATCTAACCGAGCACGGGCATATTTGGTCTATGGATTCTGGGGACGGATCACGGGGGGGGCAATTCCGTTTGAACAGTTCCGAGCAATTGGAATGGCATCCGATTGATTTGGGGGGCGATGGTCCAGTGAGTATATCGGTTGGAACGATTACGCCGAATAGTTGGTATCATGCCGCCATAACCTACTCTGATGGCAACTACACGATGTATTGGACCCCGGTCGATGGCGGTAGTAGTCAAGCTCATGTCCTGCATACATGGACCAGTCCTTTAACTACCACTAATCTGACCGCCGAATTAATGCTGGGCAATGAGGGGCGCTCTGGGCTCGGCTCAACTGAGTCCTTTCCGGGGCTGATCGACGAGGCTCGAATTAGTAACGTGGCTCGCGGCCCTTTCGATTTTATTTTCAAGATTAACGATATCGATGAAGATGGCCTATTGGACGACTGGGAACGATTTTATATTGGCTCCCTTGCTGAAGGTGGAAAAGACGATCACGATCGCGATGGATTCACCAACGCTCAAGAGTTCGCCGCCGGAACCAATCCATATCATGCGTCGTCCGTTCCGGGCGATACCGATGCCGATGGCCTGACCGACGACTGGGAACTCGCTCACTTTGGCGATTTGTCTCAGAGTGGTGTCGATGACCCCGACGGCGACTCCTCTAATAATAGCAGTGAGCAGGCCTCCAATACGGATCCAAACAATAGCAAGGCAACTCCCGGATTCGTGGACTCGACTACGCCGACCGGACTCATGGTTGATCTGTTGGCTTATCCCCACCGTACGACGATTCCGGACACCGAACCTGAGTTCACCTGGATCTTCCACCCCGCAATGCGGGGAGATCATCAAACCGCCTATCAAATTATCGTATCGTCGTCCAACACACTCGCTCGTTCCGGCACTGGTGATGTATGGGATAGTGGCAAGGTGAGCTCTGGGGAATCCGTGGATGTTGCTTATGCCGCTGGATCTGAACTGATGCGAGGCAATGGCTATTTCTGGCGCGTGCGAACTTGGGGCGTGGCTGAGACGGCCAGCGATTGGTCGTTTGTTCAATCGTTTCGGATCGAAGCAAGCACCCCGCAAGCTGGCTCACGCTCTCTATATATGGCTTCGGCTGCGGACGCTAACGGTTTCGACTGGGCCGGTCGCTACCAACCCGCCTTCGGCACTGTCGTGGTGCCTGTTAAAGTAGTGGATAAGGGGAACGGAAACTTCTTTATCGACTTCGGTCAGGATGCCTTTGGCTATATCACTCTCCAACTGGATGGCAGTTTTGCAGGGGAATCGATGGAGATTCGCTTTGGCGAAAAAGCGTCGGGTATGAGTGTCGATACCTCACCCGGGGCGTCCATCCGCTATAGCGCGACGACGAAAACCTTAAGTGACGGGAATGTGACGTATGAAATCCGCCCGCCCACCACGGTTTACCCGCCTTACTACGATGCTACCGATATCACTGGATGGGCTGGAGACGTTACACCGTTTCGGTATATTGAACTGATCGGTTGCCCAACCGCCATCACGGCCGGCGATATCCGTCAATGGGTCTTACATACACCGTTCGATGATGATGCCGCCCGCTTCACCTCGTCTGACGACACGTTGAATAAGGTCTGGGAAATGTGCCGCTATTCCATGAAGGCTACCACCTTTTGTGGGGTTTATGTCGATGGGGATCGGGAACGATGTCCCTACGAAGCTGATGCCTACCTTAATCAGCTTACCCACTACGCAGTGGATCGTGAATATACCCTCGCGCGCTACAGTTACGAATACCTACTGGATCACACGACGTGGCCGACGGAGTGGCGGATGCATTTCCCGCTCATGGCCTGGGCCGACTACATGTATACCGGAAATTCCGATGCGCTGGCGGCAAGCTATGACGATATCAAAGCCTTCTTACTCAGCGATCGCGAACGTGCGTCTGACAATCTCGTCGCGAGTTGGCCAAACAACGGAACCGGAGCGAACAATCCATCGGACATCATCGACTGGCCGCGCAGCGAACGGGACGGATATGTGCAGACCAGCTATAGCTCGGTCATCAATGCTTTCCACTATAGAAACTTGCGTCTGATGGCGCAGATGGCCGATGTCCTCGGAAAAACGGCTGACTCTGCGGATTATACCGCTCGGGCTAATACCATCGAAACCAGTTTTAATTCGGTCTTCTGGAACGGTTCACAATATCAGGATGGGGAATCCAGTACGCATGTCTCAGCACATGGTAATTTTTTCCCGATGGCCTTTGGTTTGGTTCCCTCTAGTCGGGTCTCCTCTGTTATGGATTACCTGAAAACTAAGCGCATGGCACCGAGTGTCTATGGCGCACAATATCTGCTGGAAGCGCTGTTCGAAGGAGGCGAGTCCGACTATGCCATCGGCCTGATGGCCGATAACGATCCCGATTATAAACGCCATTGGTATAACATGCTGCTTGAGGGCGCGACGATCACGATGGAAGCATGGGACAACGACTTTAAATCCAATACGGATTGGAACCATGCTTGGGGCGCTGCTCCCGGAAATATCATTCCGACCTATGTCTTGGGTCTTAAGCCGTTGACAGCCGGTTTCGGAGAAGTCGAGATCAAGCCTCAACTCGGAACCGGCGATGGTGCCAACGGACTGACTCATGCGGCGGGAACCATCCCTACCATCCGTGGCCCAGTTACCATCAATATCGAAAATTCGCCGACGAACTTTCAGTTGACCGTGGAGATTCCCGGCAATATGGCGGCCACCGTGTCGCTCCCTTCCAAAGGGCTAGCCTCTCCAGTGGTGCTCTACAACGGTAAGGTGGTCACGGTTCCCGTCACCGATGGGCGATTAGTGATCGAAAATGTGCCCGGGGGTAAGCACTCGTTCTGGTTGAGCGCAACACACTCTCCGGACGCCGCAACGCTCAAGGCAAACTGGAAGGAAGCGATGTTTGGGGAAAAGGCTGACAACCCCGAAGTTTCCGGTGACGAACTCGATTGGGACGGAGATGGAGCCACGACCGAGGAGGAGTTTATTGCCAACACGGATCCTACAAATGCAGCAGACCGCTGGATGCCTCACATGATCTTCAATGCGCCGATCGGCCCATTTGAATCGACCTTTTCAGGAAAAGGAGGGCGGCGCTACACGCTAGAACGTTCACCCTCACTCCTGCCCACGAGCTGGACGGACGTAGATACGAAAATACTCTCCACAGATACGGACGTTCGGCTAGTCGACTCATTCTCCGCCACCTCGAATACGTTGTTCTACCGCACTCGGGTTGAACTTCCCTAG
- a CDS encoding alpha-L-rhamnosidase C-terminal domain-containing protein produces MKRNLINTVLICMVFSVASALAADAPTGLMTELLEYPEQTVITDTLPEFTWIVNDQDRDEVQTAYQILVATSESNLVAGSADIWDSGKVLSNSSVNVEFGGTALADGSYWWSVRTWDKTDQASPFSDAQNFVVDRSPHAWSEVNGDGEIVVPMGHLVSYPNGFGWTDYRLETTVLIDSGAAGINFRMSDDNNFYMWQLSASKDALRLHIRTNGTYTLLDEIAYDFNAGTEYDVVITATGSVFQTYIDGVLVDTHTNSVHAQGTVGFRTGRTESFTVTTLSVDNSDLTTGTLAPNRYLPSAHEIPAESVVENGENYFVDFGKAAFGTLEFDVEIPLGGTSGVEIRFGEKRNENTVETNPGGSIVYHSLSIDLPEGSQRVHVDLDPYETGLRNFYDQTENTLPFRYAEIIGLPVAPANVKQIAYWVPFNEGDSSFVCSDPVLNEVWEFSRYSMKVLTWLGIYVDGIRETLPYEADAFIQQLGHYSTTREFTTARHSHEYLIKNATWPTEWLSHSVLMAYYDWMYTGNTDSLAEYYDDLKAKSLIALKESNGLISTTTGRVDAKFNASVHYDGPKAIQDIVDWPISERDGYDFRGYNTVVNAFYNRGLNMMRDISEALDMPTEVAFWESEITAHTQVFQSLLFDAGSGIYLDGVGSTHSAAHANFFPLAFDLVSEANMQTVADFVESKGMAPSVYGAQFLLDGLYNAGRGQAALELMRSTGSRSWWNMMQEGSTVTLEAWGQAYKRNLDWNHAWGAAPANIIPRQLMGVTPLKPGFEKIQIKPQIGDLEFASLTMPTVRGPVSVSVEQTSSNAVYTIEIPANATAKILIPSNSVLGGAVNVNGIDQEGVVEGGFIVFDGVGSGTHVFIKALSGTSARNRPKGSAF; encoded by the coding sequence ATGAAACGAAATCTTATTAACACAGTACTGATTTGTATGGTTTTCAGCGTAGCGTCTGCCCTTGCGGCCGATGCGCCGACGGGATTGATGACGGAGCTTTTGGAATATCCGGAGCAGACCGTTATTACCGATACATTGCCGGAATTTACATGGATCGTGAACGACCAGGATCGCGATGAGGTGCAGACGGCGTATCAGATTCTCGTGGCTACCAGCGAATCGAATCTCGTGGCCGGCTCTGCGGATATTTGGGATTCTGGGAAGGTATTGAGCAATTCTTCCGTGAATGTTGAGTTTGGCGGAACTGCTCTAGCTGACGGGAGTTATTGGTGGTCCGTACGCACCTGGGATAAAACCGATCAGGCGAGCCCTTTTTCCGATGCGCAAAATTTCGTTGTGGATCGGAGTCCCCATGCCTGGAGTGAGGTCAACGGAGATGGCGAAATTGTTGTTCCGATGGGGCATCTAGTCTCTTATCCAAATGGATTTGGTTGGACGGATTATCGTCTGGAAACCACAGTTCTAATCGATTCCGGTGCCGCAGGTATCAACTTCCGAATGTCGGACGATAATAATTTTTATATGTGGCAATTGAGTGCTTCGAAAGATGCACTCCGTCTACACATTCGAACCAACGGTACGTATACGCTGTTGGATGAAATTGCATACGATTTCAATGCCGGTACCGAATATGACGTGGTCATCACAGCCACAGGTTCGGTGTTCCAAACCTATATTGACGGAGTCCTGGTTGATACGCATACCAATAGTGTGCATGCGCAGGGTACGGTTGGTTTTCGTACGGGTAGGACGGAATCGTTTACTGTTACTACGCTCTCCGTGGATAATTCTGACCTTACGACGGGAACATTGGCTCCGAACCGCTATTTGCCTTCCGCCCATGAAATTCCGGCGGAAAGCGTGGTTGAGAACGGTGAAAACTATTTTGTTGATTTCGGCAAGGCAGCCTTCGGAACCTTGGAGTTTGATGTAGAGATCCCGTTGGGTGGAACGAGTGGTGTGGAAATACGCTTTGGCGAAAAGCGCAATGAAAATACCGTGGAAACGAATCCGGGCGGCTCTATTGTTTATCACTCGCTCTCCATCGATTTGCCGGAAGGAAGCCAGAGGGTTCATGTGGATCTGGATCCATATGAAACCGGACTACGGAATTTTTATGACCAGACGGAAAACACGTTGCCATTTCGTTATGCAGAGATCATCGGTCTTCCTGTTGCACCGGCCAATGTGAAGCAAATTGCTTACTGGGTACCGTTTAACGAGGGCGATTCATCTTTTGTGTGCAGTGATCCGGTCCTGAATGAAGTGTGGGAGTTTTCGCGCTACAGCATGAAGGTGCTGACCTGGCTAGGGATTTATGTGGACGGTATACGCGAAACCCTGCCGTATGAAGCGGATGCGTTTATCCAACAGTTGGGGCACTATTCCACCACGCGTGAATTCACGACGGCGCGCCACAGCCATGAATACCTGATTAAGAATGCCACGTGGCCCACCGAGTGGCTTTCGCATTCTGTGCTGATGGCCTATTACGACTGGATGTATACCGGGAATACCGACTCATTGGCAGAATATTATGACGATTTGAAAGCAAAGTCGCTGATTGCCCTCAAGGAATCCAATGGACTGATTTCCACGACCACTGGCCGAGTGGATGCGAAGTTCAATGCGTCGGTCCATTATGACGGACCCAAGGCGATTCAGGATATTGTGGACTGGCCCATCAGCGAAAGGGACGGGTATGACTTCCGAGGTTACAATACGGTTGTTAATGCCTTCTACAACCGTGGGCTGAACATGATGCGAGACATTTCGGAGGCGCTGGATATGCCAACCGAGGTTGCTTTCTGGGAAAGCGAAATTACCGCACATACTCAGGTGTTCCAAAGCCTACTTTTTGATGCAGGTTCCGGGATTTATCTAGATGGCGTGGGCTCCACGCATTCGGCGGCCCATGCCAACTTTTTCCCGTTGGCATTTGATCTGGTTTCTGAAGCTAATATGCAGACTGTGGCGGATTTTGTGGAATCCAAGGGCATGGCGCCGAGTGTGTACGGAGCGCAGTTTTTGCTCGACGGGTTGTATAATGCCGGCCGAGGTCAGGCCGCGTTGGAATTAATGCGCTCCACCGGCTCGCGCAGTTGGTGGAATATGATGCAGGAGGGGTCCACAGTTACACTGGAGGCGTGGGGACAGGCGTATAAGCGCAACCTCGATTGGAATCACGCATGGGGCGCGGCCCCTGCAAATATCATTCCGCGTCAGCTGATGGGGGTCACACCGTTGAAGCCGGGGTTTGAAAAAATACAAATAAAGCCTCAGATTGGCGACCTCGAATTCGCCTCACTCACCATGCCTACCGTACGTGGTCCGGTCTCGGTTTCGGTTGAGCAAACTTCGAGCAATGCAGTTTACACCATTGAAATTCCTGCCAATGCCACGGCCAAAATCTTAATACCCTCCAATTCGGTTCTTGGCGGCGCTGTTAACGTGAACGGCATCGACCAGGAGGGGGTAGTTGAGGGCGGATTCATTGTGTTCGACGGTGTGGGGTCCGGGACGCATGTGTTCATAAAAGCGCTATCGGGAACATCCGCAAGGAATCGGCCGAAAGGAAGCGCCTTTTAG